The Amaranthus tricolor cultivar Red isolate AtriRed21 chromosome 6, ASM2621246v1, whole genome shotgun sequence genome has a segment encoding these proteins:
- the LOC130815695 gene encoding uncharacterized protein LOC130815695: protein MTGFDSRNSGSVSPMKGVKRFGVKGKLSPKFIGPFEILRRIGEVTYELALPPELDGVHNVFHVSQLRKYVYDPSHILSYEPLQVDETLSYEEKPLKILDQRVKELRNKSIPLVKLESFGGSGVCMRFVDPQVAVAWALESLQNEFV, encoded by the exons ATGACCGGATTTGATTCAAGAAACAGTGGATCAG TTTCTCCAATGAAGGGTGTGAAACGATTTGGAGTAAAAGGAAAACTAAGTCCAAAATTTATAGGGCCATTTGAAATCTTGCGAAGAATTGGAGAAGTGACTTATGAATTGGCATTGCCGCCAGAGTTGGATGGGGTACATAATGTCTTTCATGTTTCTCAACTGCGCAAGTATGTATATGATCCTTCGCACATCCTAAGCTACGAACCACTGCAAGTTGATGAAACTCTGAGTTATGAGGAAAAACCATTAAAGATTCTTGATCAGCGGGTCAAAGAGTTGAGGAATAAGTCAATTCCCTTAGTGAAA TTAGAGTCGTTTGGGGGCTCTGGTGTCTGCATGAGATTTGTAGATCCTCAAGTCGCagtcgcgtgggcacttgaatcgctccaaaatgagttcgtataa